The region ACATGAAACATAGAGCATTGGATTAATTGGAAATGCATTCCAATAAGTCCGGCCCTTGAAGTAACCCACTGGGGGAATTGGTAAAATCATCAAAACGTGTCTCCAAGAACATAAGTTCCATAATATTTAGTCCTCTAATTAAAATTGTGTGCGGTTGGCTAACCGTTTCAACTCTTTAGAGATCTGTCGCATCCTCGTCGACATATTTTGACCCACATGGGACCTCTTTTCCAACCCTTTAGGTAACAAATTCAGTTGTGGATCTTCCACGTCAGCTCTGTCACCCGTTTTCACACTGAAAATAGACACTGAGTCGTCACGGACGTCTAGAGTGATTTCAACATACTCATCATGACTGCGGCGGTGGTCTTCGATAATTTCTAGTAACCGTCTGGCTTTTCTTTTTCCCATATCCGTACCATGTTGTAGTAAATCCATCAGTTTCTCCATGACTCCATGTTCTTGAGCCTCAACCAAATAGTGCGAGTAGGCTACATTTAATTCGTTTGCCATTTCCAAAAAAACCAAATACTTTTGATGATCATAACAAAGTTCCACCAAAACTGCAGCTGCATTCTCTTTGTTTTTCCGGGATCCACTCCCAATAACCTCAACCAGAGCAGGCACAACCTCTGCCTTACCTATAGCCAACTTCCCTTCTTCGTGGCTTGAGAGTGTGGCTAGAATAGATAATGCTTCCTTCTTCAACACA is a window of Lactuca sativa cultivar Salinas chromosome 1, Lsat_Salinas_v11, whole genome shotgun sequence DNA encoding:
- the LOC111898361 gene encoding U-box domain-containing protein 13, giving the protein MIQSVHDKLSITGPDRLSAGEIRLLKNIMEDNRVAIRIYTYQLMTLNSLTQEQAITAILNLSLSEDNKRFIVSCGAVPGIVLVLKVGSMEACENAAASISSVCVTDENREIIGAEGAIQPLVLLLTKGTQKGKKVAIIALFNLCLDQANKGRAVRAGVVPILMELLTEPQGVLKKEALSILATLSSHEEGKLAIGKAEVVPALVEVIGSGSRKNKENAAAVLVELCYDHQKYLVFLEMANELNVAYSHYLVEAQEHGVMEKLMDLLQHGTDMGKRKARRLLEIIEDHRRSHDEYVEITLDVRDDSVSIFSVKTGDRADVEDPQLNLLPKGLEKRSHVGQNMSTRMRQISKELKRLANRTQF